CATGACCGCAGACGAAATCGTCAAAATCGTACGTGAGGTTCGGAGGCGGTAGCGATTCCGGATTCCGGGGATTCCGGGGACACAATACTAAATTCCTCTTGACGGCCTCGTAGTTAACCGAATATGTTTCGCCTATGGCTCGGATTGCCAGACTCGTGGTGCCGGGTTATCCGCACCATGTTACGCAACGGGGCGTACGTTCAATCCCCATCTTCAGCGACCACAGTGATCGCCGAGCGTACCTTGATATCATGGCCGAGCAGTTGCACCGGTTCGGTATCGAGGTGTTGGCTTGGTGCTTGATGACGAATCACACCCATCTTGTTGTGGTTCCCAAGGACCAAGTGGCCCTGGCGCGGGCGATTGGGGAAGCGCACCGGCGATACACGCGACTGAAGAACGTCGCCGACGGCGTACGCGGCTATCTCTTCCAAGGTCGTTTTGGCTCTTGTGCTTTAGATGAGACGCATCTCTTGGCGGCTGCGCGCTACGTGGAGCTCAATCCCGTTCATGCTGGCATGGTAAGATCAGCCGAGGAATATCCCTGGTCCAGCGCTCGGTTTCACCTCGGTTTGATCCCCAATGACATTTTAGTAACGGACAAAGACCTACTGGGGCTAGTAGGGAACTGGGGAGAGTATCTTGGAAGAAACGACGAGAAAGCCGATGGTAGGCTGGTCAAAGCGATACGCTCAGGTAGGCCGGCCGGAAATGCGCAGTTTATACAGTTGGTTGAAACGCTTACCGGACGTTCTCTCAGTTTAGGAAAGCGAGGTCCCAGGCCAAAG
Above is a genomic segment from Candidatus Methylomirabilis tolerans containing:
- a CDS encoding transposase — its product is MARIARLVVPGYPHHVTQRGVRSIPIFSDHSDRRAYLDIMAEQLHRFGIEVLAWCLMTNHTHLVVVPKDQVALARAIGEAHRRYTRLKNVADGVRGYLFQGRFGSCALDETHLLAAARYVELNPVHAGMVRSAEEYPWSSARFHLGLIPNDILVTDKDLLGLVGNWGEYLGRNDEKADGRLVKAIRSGRPAGNAQFIQLVETLTGRSLSLGKRGPRPKRLPDN